The genomic DNA ATTCGCTCCTGTTTCATCGAGCCAAAAAGTATGATCTGAGCGATGCTCCACCGATTGAAGGAAATACCTGGCTAGAAGTTATTTGGACAGCAGTACCGCTGGTGCTGGTTTTGACGCTTTCCTTTGTCAGCTATCGCACCTACGATAAGATGGCGATTCGCGGTCCAATGCAGCTGGTACATATGCATATGCCGCAGATAGTTGAGCCTGCCTACGCAGAGCCGTTTGACAGTACGCCTCAAGCGGAAATCCAGAATGCGATCGAGAGCGCCCCTATCGAAGAAATTGATGTGACGGCAAGGCAATGGGCATGGGTCTTCCATTATCCAAAACAGGATGTCACCAGTACAGAACTCCATCTGCCAGTCGATCGTCGAGTTCGGTTTAAGCTGCGATCGGAGGATGTGCTGCATGGATTTTATGTTCCCGCATTTCGACTGAATCAATATGTGGTTCCCAATGAAGACATTGATCTTGAGCTGACACCTGTTAAAACGGGAACGTATCGCTTACGAGATTCAATGTACAGCGGCACTTACTTTGCTGCCAATCAAACGGACGTGGTTGTGCAATCACCGGGCGATTATCAACAGTGGCTAGCCGATGCAGCAGCTCAAACGCCTAGCCCAGCTTTTAACCAGGCTGCCTATGAGTATCGCCAGGCTTCTC from Trichocoleus sp. includes the following:
- a CDS encoding cytochrome c oxidase subunit II, which codes for MMKLRAILVMTVYAILVTFISFWMAKQAYSWFPPEAAAESKLLDDLFSLFTGLGTFVYLGVIGPFIYSLLFHRAKKYDLSDAPPIEGNTWLEVIWTAVPLVLVLTLSFVSYRTYDKMAIRGPMQLVHMHMPQIVEPAYAEPFDSTPQAEIQNAIESAPIEEIDVTARQWAWVFHYPKQDVTSTELHLPVDRRVRFKLRSEDVLHGFYVPAFRLNQYVVPNEDIDLELTPVKTGTYRLRDSMYSGTYFAANQTDVVVQSPGDYQQWLADAAAQTPSPAFNQAAYEYRQASQPGSGSTKDKVAVRGWVTIPPAPPPVVNYAPKHEPNSPAI